A stretch of Primulina tabacum isolate GXHZ01 chromosome 13, ASM2559414v2, whole genome shotgun sequence DNA encodes these proteins:
- the LOC142522948 gene encoding putative late blight resistance protein homolog R1B-16 — MAEYAALLSLIHTSELILHPSQKWLRLHRKQIETLLKKARFLQEFLEEYSHRGHEELSGLESQIADMAYAAEDILESHVVDQVLARSTGSEAKSSTSFSGYIEKLTQEMEDLIETKVMRIKENIGSFEGDQTLVDFSPAVSSRLALNEQTTLVACDEKLIEIMDMLTRQQSNRQILAIVGMGGIGKTALAKKIYEDSYVAYYFHVRAWVTISQSYNAPRIISTLLSEINLSKKECVESDAHELDEQLYKSLCGRRYLIVMDDLWSIEAWDQIRMLFPDNCNGSRVMITTRLVNVARHLSSFEPFEMKCLDDDQSWELLCDKVFGNESCPSILEESGKNIAEKCGGLPLAIVVIGGLLAKANKTREFWGHVAENLNSVINSEDDENCQKILYLSYKNLPVHLKPCFLYMASLPEDSMFYIHSLVKVWIAEGFLKPVRDKTLEEVANEYIIDLIDRNLIFVRDRGPLGRIIACGVHDLLRDLCLREAKKENFICVIDEDSQDIPLRLDFKRRICFGLAPELCTRSILRPASLTRSVFSEFGWKTLLASCTRLLRVLDVVSDDTPPNDKEIMHLVNLRFSSITCKSDLNSMRWFSSSMSQFWSLQTLIFNHNLSKPIFLPSEIWNLPQLRHLLFDRVVLPDPPSEDDSHILENLQTLSTVLNFRCTMEVVKSVPNLKELKIIYDRSLPGAQWPFFCLHNLVHLHKLESLVFISFGRISVEHLSFPLSLKELNLSGCRLPWKDMTIVGSLPNLEMLELLFYAFEGKVWYPIEGQFVRLKLLVISKTDLLEWRADKTHFPILEHLILRNLQLEEIPRDITELPTLRKIELFNCSDSTVTSAKQILEEQESLENEGLQVLIYKTEFVSASSPATPSNQIF; from the coding sequence ATGGCGGAGTATGCAGCTCTACTATCACTCATACATACTTCAGAGCTGATACTGCACCCTTCCCAGAAATGGCTTCGCTTGCACAGAAAACAGATTGAAACTTTATTAAAAAAGGCTCGTTTCCTTCAAGAATTTCTCGAAGAATATTCACACAGGGGCCATGAGGAATTGTCTGGATTGGAGAGTCAGATTGCGGACATGGCTTATGCAGCGGAGGATATCCTTGAGTCCCATGTAGTGGATCAAGTTCTAGCACGATCCACAGGTAGCGAGGCGAAGAGCTCCACCAGCTTCTCTGGATACATCGAGAAACTTACACAAGAAATGGAGGATTTGATCGAGACCAAAGTGATGAGGATTAAGGAGAATATTGGGAGCTTCGAGGGAGATCAGACGTTGGTAGACTTTTCGCCTGCTGTTTCATCAAGGTTAGCTCTGAATGAGCAAACTACTCTGGTGGCTTGTGACGAGAAGTTGATTGAAATAATGGACATGCTTACAAGACAACAATCCAATCGCCAAATCTTAGCAATTGTAGGCATGGGAGGAATCGGTAAGACTGCTCTAGCTAAAAAAATCTACGAGGATTCATACGTCGCTTATTACTTCCATGTCCGTGCTTGGGTTACAATATCTCAAAGTTATAATGCGCCTAGAATTATTTCAACATTGCTGTCAGAAATCAATTTAAGCAAAAAAGAATGTGTTGAAAGTGATGCTCACGAGTTGGATGAACAATTATACAAAAGCTTATGTGGTAGGAGGTATTTGATCGTCATGGATGATTTGTGGAGCATTGAGGCTTGGGATCAGATACGTATGTTATTTCCGGATAATTGCAATGGAAGTCGAGTTATGATAACCACAAGGCTAGTAAATGTAGCTAGGCATTTAAGCTCTTTTGAGCCCTTTGAAATGAAATGTTTAGATGATGATCAAAGTTGGGAGTTGCTGTGTGATAAGGTGTTTGGAAATGAAAGTTGCCCTTCTATACTCGAAGAATCAGGAAAGAACATTGCAGAAAAATGTGGAGGTCTTCCTCTAGCAATTGTGGTGATCGGTGGACTTCTTGCAAAGGCTAACAAGACAAGAGAGTTCTGGGGCCATGTCGCGGAAAATTTGAACTCCGTTATAAACTCAGAGGATGATGAGAATTGCCAAAAGATATTGTATTTGAGTTATAAAAACTTGCCTGTTCATTTGAAACCGTGCTTCCTCTACATGGCCTCTCTTCCCGAAGATTCGATGTTTTATATCCATAGTCTCGTCAAGGTATGGATTGCAGAGGGATTTTTAAAACCAGTAAGAGACAAAACTTTGGAAGAAGTGGCAAATGAATACATAATAGACCTTATTGATAGGAACCTCATTTTTGTGCGTGACCGAGGGCCTCTCGGAAGAATAATAGCCTGCGGTGTGCATGATCTCTTGAGGGACCTATGCCTGAGGGAAGCTAAAAAAGAGAACTTTATTTGCGTCATAGATGAAGACAGCCAAGACATTCCACTGCGACTAGATTTCAAGCGCCGCATCTGTTTCGGACTAGCACCCGAGCTTTGTACACGATCTATATTGAGACCAGCATCACTAACGCGTTCGGTCTTTAGCGAGTTTGGTTGGAAAACATTGCTCGCTTCATGTACAAGATTGTTGAGGGTGTTGGACGTGGTGTCTGATGACACTCCCCCAAACGACAAAGAAATCATGCATCTGGTAAACCTACGGTTTTCGTCTATCACGTGTAAATCAGATTTGAATTCAATGCGGTGGTTTTCTTCTTCGATGTCCCAGTTTTGGAGCCTACAGACTTTGATTTTTAACCACAACTTAAGCAAACCAATCTTTCTACCATCAGAAATCTGGAATTTGCCACAACTCAGACATCTTCTCTTTGATAGAGTTGTTTTACCCGATCCTCCTTCTGAAGACGATTCTCATATCTTGGAAAATCTTCAGACTCTCTCTACTGTTCTAAATTTTAGATGTACAATGGAGGTTGTTAAAAGTGTTCCAAATCTTAAAGAACTAAAAATTATCTATGATCGTTCACTCCCGGGAGCGCAATGGCCCTTCTTCTGCCTTCACAATCTTGTGCACTTGCATAAACTCGAATCGCTTGTGTTCATATCATTTGGCCGAATTTCTGTGGAACATCTAAGCTTCCCACTTTCTctgaaagagttgaatttaAGTGGCTGCCGCTTACCTTGGAAAGATATGACAATTGTGGGTTCATTGCCTAATCTTGAGATGCTTGAGCTACTATTTTACGCTTTCGAAGGCAAGGTGTGGTATCCAATAGAAGGGCAATTTGTTAGATTGAAACTGCTGGTAATTTCCAAGACTGATTTGTTGGAATGGAGAGCAGATAAGACACACTTTCCAATTCTTGAGCACCTGATTCTTCGAAATCTACAACTGGAGGAAATTCCTCGAGACATTACGGAGCTTCCAACGCTTAGAAAAATCGAATTGTTTAATTGTAGTGATTCTACTGTCACCTCTGCAAAGCAAATACTTGAGGAACAAGAGAGCTTGGAAAATGAGGGCCTTCAAGTCTTAATATATAAAACCGAGTTTGTTTCAGCTTCTTCTCCCGCCACGCCTTCTAAccagatattttaa